The DNA segment TTTCAATTCGGTTGATACCGTTGATATACATTGTTTGGACCTTACCTAGAATTCCTCTGaaagtttcattttcaaaaaatcaaactacATATTTTCCTCAGTGTATAAATTTCAAACTGCGATTGTAAACGCTAAGGCTAGAATCTAATTGGAAAATTTGCCATTTCTTTGAACTGCtcccaaaaattttgaaccgtGAAAAGTTTATCAATAAATTGTAATTAAAAGTATAACTAGTAAGAACAAATGATTTGTCGTCTAAAATTAGGTCAGGTTTAACAAAAGCATTCAGAATGTTGACTCGCCGGCTTCATACCTTCTCGCAAAGCTTTACAAAAGTGATTCCTTCCAACTTGAAGGGTAAGAAGAAAAGTTCCCAAGAGTGGCTCACCCGACAGTTGAACGATCCGTTTGTGGAACGAGCCAAAATGTTGAATTAcaggtaaattttaaaatcaaatttctaacCACTTCCGGTTTTTTAACCTCTCTCTTTATTTTGACCTTTAAAAGATGCCGGAGTGCTTTCAAACTGTTAGAAATAGACCAGAAATACGGTATCATCAAACCCGGATTCAACGTTATCGATTGTGGAGCTGCCCCGGGATCATGGTCTCAAATTGCGGTCAAACAGTCTAACGCTGATGGGTCGCTTGCAGACAAACCCAAAGGAATGGTTATCGGGGTTGACTTGCTTCAGGTTTACCCGATCAAggtacttatttttttcagttcctatgtaataaatttgtttcaaaacaatgTAACTTCTAGCACGCCACAATTCTGGGTAATTCAGATTTCACCCGACCGGAAACGCAGAACCGCATCCGGGAGCTAATGGCAGATCGACGAGTAGATTGTGTACTTTCCGATATGGCTCCCAATGCTACTGGGGGTCCGTTCCTTAGATCAGGAGAACATCATTACCCTATGTTATTCGGTTCTGCGCTTTGCATCCTGATGTCGTCTAAAAATGCCTCGCTGCTAGTCAAAATCTGGGACAATAATGAGGTGCCGACGTTGGAAAAGAATATGGCCAAATACTACGAACAGGTGCGGCGGATAAAGCCTCGTGCCAGTCGAAGTGATTCTGCTGAGGCGTTTATCCTAGCGAGGGGATTCGTTGGAGTAGAACGGTAGCGTTTTGGGTAAGTCCATTATTTTTGTTAAGATAGATTGTTAGTTGGATTACAATGTTCAAATTACACGAAAGGGTTTTAGTTCTTCGAAACTCCTTATATCATTCATAACTATATTTCCATGTGCATATGCTTGAAGTTTTGCGGAATTCTGATTCGTACTCctaacaataaacattaaacattaaacattttcgaatcttaaacattttatttttcggtATTTCAAGTCCAAAGGATTTATGAATCCCTACTAATTTTTAAACCGACTCTTAAACCCtctattattgttttttttttgaattttttaaaagaaatatatttaaaaatattaatacataagtatatgattttaattaattgttgaaaGTTTGTTACTTTGTTAAACGAAAATTAATGCTGAATCTAATATCTTAATTTATTGGAattctcaattgaaattttcaacataaatcttaattcatatttttgatttaaattctagattttaaTTTGACATTACAATCAAATTAAGAgttttgaacctgaattttaaatccttgTATTGAACCTGATTCTATGTCCTTATTTAGGACAGAAGGTTAAATCCCAAAAGCGGAATTTAAATCCAATGTATACTGGAAATTGTGAAATAATGTCTGAAATTAGATTCTTTTTTATGATGTGAAACTTAACATAGTACCATTTCGATATTTcttatcaataattttttttaatgtctcgAAAGTTTAGATCTAAGATATATTTTCAGAAAGAATTATTTAGATAAATTGATTTATCTCATGAACTTGTAGATATTATTGGCacaacgaaaataacaaaaaactacTTTGAAactccaatttttattttcaatttcaatcaatAGACTATAATGAATGTTTCCGGATTTCATCAGGGAATGGTTTTTGTGTTTTATGGAAATGTTTTAAACCCAACAGCTAGGTCTCAAGTCGATTTTTTCTTATGGTAATACTCTCAGATATATTTCTTCAACTGCTATTCGCTGACTCCGACTCTCTCGCAATAGGCCGCCCACAGGCGATCTCGATAGGTCTTGGCCATATCCTCTGGATTCTTGGCCTCGATAATTCCTCGTCCCACAACGCAAATGTCCGCACCCTTTTCCTTGACCACATGCTCCGGACTGTTATATTTCTGGTCCATCCCATCAACTCCGCCTTCGATTTTCACTCCGGGAGTCAGCTGCAGTTGACCGGGGAACGCCACCAGATCCGAGCTTTGACACACGATACCGGCCACGAATTCACTCTCCATTTCGGTTGCAATCTTCATCGTGGCAGCGCTGTACTGGGCCGTTGTCAAATTACCCTGAGAACTCATCTCAGCCAGCAGGAAGACTCCTCTTTGCTGCGATGGCTCATTTAATACGGATTTTAATCCTTTCAGAACACCTTGTCCGGGCAGCGAGTGAACCGTTACCAAATCAGCCCAGCTGGAAATTTTGAACGGTCCCCCCGAGTATTGGAGAGCTACTGTGTTACCGATGTCGGCAAATTTCCGATCCTCCATGATCATAAAATTGTGCTTTTTGGCCAACGATTGCAAAGATTTAACGAAATTTTCGTTGAAGTCCTCTACGATGTCCACGTGTGTCTTCAGGATACAGATGTACGGTCCAACACGTTCGACCAGATTCAGAATGTCTTCGGAACGAGTTAGATCCGCCGCCAGACAGAGCGTACTTTTCTTGGTCGCAATCAGCTTCATCAGCTCCTTGCTGATGGGACACTTGGCCAGATCAGCACGAGCCTCGTACGTCATCCCGACTCGACTGAGCTCGTTGATCACCTTGGTTCCGTTGCCGTTCATGAATGACCCGTCGCTCTTGATTTGGGCACATTCGATGTACTTGGCCACCGATTGTACCGTCTTGTCCTCAATAAGGCCCTTCTCGAGCAGCACGTTCCAACAGGAATGACAGCGTGAAGAGTGAGTGCATACGAACGCCCTGCTCTTCCGTGTTCTGGACACCACCCTGCTCCCGGTCCACCACCACGATGGCATCCGTGACGACCAGGCCTGGAATGGGTCAAAGAAATTAGGCACATGAAACATTCTACCGTTATCAACACGCAGATTGAACGACGTAAGGAGATTTTCAACTATGTTAGATGAACGCCACTTGAAAGTACAGTAAAGGCTTTAAAATGCTTTATCGGCATCACAGCTATAACATCAGAACCGATGATGCACTGATAGTACAACTCGATTACCTACACATACATTGTTTTATCAAGCACGTGTTTGATCATGAGTGGTTGGTGCACAAAGTCAGTGTATAACccagtgaacaaaaaaaaaacatatggatTCATTTTCCTGTAATCTACGTTCACATGAAGCTATCGTAAGcgttatctttaaaaaaaagaatggcaATGCTTTGTTCAAAAATCGACACGCCCTTACCGGTATGTGTTTTCCAAACCGGTCGCCATCAGTTGTCAAAATTAATCAAGTCTGGCGAACAACAATCAAGTCCCACGAGCACGACTCAAAACAGTTCCTATCATTAGATCAATTGGAACTGATTACATTATGCGTTCTATACAATTCCTGCAGCAGAGATTTAGACTAAAATGCTCTATATTCCAAGAAAACTCACCCTCGGCCCGTAGATCGTTCACCGTGTCCAGGATACTGACCCGGACGTAACGACATCCTCGATGATAAGACACTTATCCCCGGCATTGAACTTGCCCTCGATCAACTTCTTGGTCCCGTAGGTCTTAGCTTCCTTTCGGCGGATCAACATCGGTTTGTTAGCCTTGATGGAAATCAGCGTGGCCACCGGGAGCGCCGTGTATGGAACTCCACACAGATGCGCCCCGGTTGTCGACTTTCGTTTTGCGAATGAACTCGGTCAAAAGCTCGGCAACCGTTTCCTGTATCGCGAAATTTGGAACCCATTACAACAAAGTCCAAGTCAATGTCAAAAAGTAGAAGAGCGAAAACATACCATCACATCCGGATAGCTGACGATAACCCGCAGATCGAAGTAAACCGGCGAGTTGATCCCGACCTTCATCTTGAAGTCACCGAACTTGAAGGCATTGATCTCGAACAGGCGTAAGCCGAGTTCCTTCAACTTGGTCTGGTCCATGGTGTGGTTGGGCACGATAAATGGCGATCCTTGGTGCGAATATCGAACTTCGGGGATCGAGTGCTTTTCACGTGGTTTCGCTGACACTGCGTAGTTACAATTAGTGCATTAGATTGGATGTAATGTGCAGTGACGAGTACTCGTTTTCTCCCTCTGCTAGTAATATTAGTATAAACTACTCACACCACTCTCAACAAACACCAAACTAATAGCTTATCGAACGATGTTCGAAACCGAAAACTGCCAGAAACCGACCTTGAAAATGCTTCCGTTCCCTTCGAATGCCGACTAAGCAATACCTCGAGTGAGCGTGTCCTTTCTTTATGATCCCACCAACCGATTCAACCTACGCCAACTTCATCGATAGCATACACAAGTAATAACCTATAAACGAGACTCAAATTGGCAGCAACAGCCTACTACCTACTCTTGGAAGAAGAGTTGAATGTGCTCCCCGTCTCACATTTTTGCATAGGTACCCGCGGGGATGCGGATTCTAGTCTANNNNNNNNNNNNNNNNNNNNNNNNNNNNNNNNNNNNNNNNNNNNNNNNNNNNNNNNNNNNNNNNNNNNNNNNNNNNNNNNNNNNNNNNNNNNNNNNNNNNNNNNNNNNNNNNNNNNNNNNNNNNNNNNNNNNNNNNNNNNNNNNNNNNNNNNNNNNNNNNNNNNNNNNNNNNNNNNNNNNNNNNNNNNNNNNNNNNNNNNNNNNNNNNNNNNNNNNNNNNNNNNNNNNNNNNNNNNNNNNNNNNNNNNNNNNNNNNNNNNNNNNNNNNNNNNNNNNNNNNNNNNNNNNNNNNNNNNNNNNNNNNNNNNNNNNNNNNNNNNNNNNNNNNNNNNNNNNNNNNNNNNNNNNNNNNNNNNNNNNNNNNNNNNNNNNNNNNNNNNNNNNNNNNNNNNNNNNNNNNNNNNNNNNNNNNNNNNNNNNNNNNNNNNNNNNNNNNNNNNNNNNNNNNNNNNNNNNNNNNNNNNNNNNNNNNNNNNNNNNNNNNNNNNNNNNNNNNNNNNagcatatcaaaataataactcaaacgtatctcaccaagatatttatatctgattcagttataattaagtagtctaaattttcgattttaagtttctccaatttgaattatatcttattctgattgacagacttgaatggggttgagcgcATTTTCAAggataaagaattttttcggattgtcctaaaataaaatgataatatcgtattttgatatacgtgcaactttttctgaaacacggacatcaaagtcaacggcccaaaccgtgcattaatgagtttcgttcaacagatccataaaattgaatccaaattttgGGAAACCATAActggagcatggttttagcatacAATGTGGTtttttgacattccactagaaatttttctcgaagcactcatatcttgataagatataattttgataggttttgttctgtccaatatcaaactatgctatctgaattaGATATAATCTTAATAgaagcatatctaaaattgatataatttagctatgatcgcatagattttttgatataatttgagatattttaacatcctacgagtactgaataataactcatttagataggaaaaaataagtatcaaaatatctcaatttgatataatttagtttttccctcctgatcgggaagatTTGAAACGAGGCGGGAGTGGGTTTTAAATGCTACCAAAGATAGGCGGCAGATTCTTTTCATCGATTTTTGAGTTCATTGCTGTCTTCCATCCTTTTTATCACAACGCATCAGAAAtaataacttaagtcgtttacaatagTGTTGAGAACCGGAATTTCAACAagatagtgaaaagatcgtataaaatatcGTCCGAAGTCAGTTTAATCGGATATGttagatgtttttaaatttccacatgattttgctcccgcgtGGACTTCAAGTTAGAAAATCTTCATGTTATCTCTGCAACGAACAGATCTCTGCATTCAAATGGcttaaaatcagatgggaattgagaaatattgaccaatgagagaactgaaaAACATTGTCGCTGGCCACGGTATAAATATATAAGGTAGGCTAATAACACGAGTAAACAACTAGTTTGAATGTAAACTagtgacgtcattactatctTCGAATAGCGTGccaggcaaaaagttttgcgcgCGTAAGATAATACTGTATACACCGAGgatcactagatggatagtaatgacgacattatcgggaagatatcaccttattatattgtacaccgtgGTCGCTGGCAACGAGTTGGAAGTTACACGGACTATATCAAACTACTCACTGTACTACGCACTACTAGTTTGATAGGCATTAAGCCGCCAGTGCGTTGTTTTAGGTGcccgatcagaagggaaaatctaaattatatcaagatgagatattttgatactaatattcttcctatctaaatgagttattattcagtactcgtaggatgttaaaatatctcaaattatatcaaaaaatctatgcgatcatagctaaattatatcaattttagatatgctcctttcaagattatatcttattcagatagcatagtttgatattgggcagaacaaaacctatcaaaattataacttatcaagatatgaatgcttcgagaaaattttcaagtggaatgtcaataaaccacatttttttgctaaaaccatgccccatttttggtttcctaaaacttggatccaattttatgaatctgttgagcaaaactcataaacgtacggtttgggccgttgacttcgatgtccgtgtttcagaaaaagttgtacgtatatcaacataagatataatcattttattttaggacaatccgaaaaaaatcttgatcattgaaaatgagcttaaccctattcaagtctgtcaatcagaataagatataattcagattggagaaacttaaaatcgaaaatttgtagtacttaattttaactgaatcaaatgtaaatatcttggtgagatacgcttgagttattattttgatatgttcTCCTGATCGGGTGGGTAAATTTGATTCGCTGGGTggcttttcattaaaaaacccACTGGATGGGTATTTTTTCATTGCCTCCACCATTGCATTGTCCAACATTTTCTTTAACTAAACAAACGCCTGTGTAAAATTCTTGCTTTAAATATGAATATCGCCAACTAAGATACAGAGAATTGTCGGAAACAATTTTCTGGTAAGATTTTTGTTCCTACCAACTCATTTGAAACGGTGTGataaatttctgtatttttttcttcgtcAGAAGTTACAGATGGAAGTGGACTGGTGCCACCACCAACAATGCAGTCTTTCCCGTCTCAACATCCGTTCTCAACAACCGCGCAACAGTTTGCAACAAACTCTCCTGGCTAATCATCTAGACAAAAAATTTGTTGTAAGTTAatgtgttttttatattttgaaatgtattATCGAATTAGTATTTCCCTCCAACTTTCAGGAAAAAAACGGTCCATTAAATGAAAATCAACTATACAGAGATCCGGTCACCCAACTGGGGCTATCGGTAGCTCTTCTGGTGAAGTTTTTTGTTTGACGATATGATGCTTCCATCTACGAGCGTCTTAACCGAAGAACGATTCCGGGAGTTGCGGAATTGCAAAAAATTCACCATAATTATTTAGAAACGATATATTTCcaacaaaatatccaaaaggcAGGGTaagttgcagattttttttagaaaacattaaatataaaaatattacaatttttagAGAGAATTTCGGCTTTTCCATTTGTTCTTCCAGACTGTTTGAATTCCCGTCTTCTAATGGATTAAACGAGCAATAGAAGGTAggaacttttttcaacaatccGGAAGCTTAGGATGAAGTCAGGTGGAAACCTCAATGTAACCGGCAGCACACTTAAATTTGATCTCCTGGTGGCACGATTCTCTATCCAAGAAAGGAAAAAAGGTACAACAAGTAAAATCGCTGTTCGACCAACATGACCGGCGGTTGGAAAAATAGCTCTGGCACGAACCAGCATCACCAGAAAACTTGgtaagaaaattgataaaatttatttttaagaagtaATGTAACTAAGTGCATATTTATTCGTCCAGGTCGCCaaacagaggtgccaggtgtccttatttatcaggatttgtcctgattgtGTGACATCACGACaattaaaatttactaaatttgccATTAAATACCTTTAACTTGATATCCCCTACATAAAACACATGACCTTAAAAAGCCAGAGAACTATTTTCGAATCGAAAACGTACATTAGTTAgctgcatttaaatttttatcaatgttttcGAAATTTGGCGAAGTAAATCATTTCTTCCCACTGGGACCTTAAAGAGTTATACGTTATACGTCGAAAGTATTCAAAAGTGGGTAGTttttcgtgtccgtgttttagagcaaaatcttgcgctctcttgcgtTCTTCCGATACACTGAACcacgaaaatacccaaacttgagaactttccccgccaactcgaatgaaactccctccctataGGTTTGGCTAATGGTGGCTTAGCCCAAAGTTAAGttcttaaaggagaactcataCCCCAAAATTTGATActgcaataaaatggaaatcaaaataaaaaaaaatactgtgtgAACCGCGGAATTGTTCCACATCTGCTGTTGCGTTTGTCTCCTTTTTTTTGGGAGCCATTGGGAGCTCATCAAATCATGATCCGGATTGCGAGAATGCCAAAATTACAACAGACATATTTCCTTGCTATTTTGCGGGAACTAAGAATTCGTGAGAAATTTCTCACCGATCAggatattatttagtttattatcacaaattcGGACTGATCTTCaaactattgtgcttaaaacaggaatcactgcttcaaatcgagaaaaaaaataatattcccattggatttccgacttgtcgcgctacaaaacaccctGGCATCAGCTTTGTCGCGCTTTCCAAAGCGCTCAAAATGACAGGTCTGCGCAAATCAACGCGCTGCTTGTCGCCTTAGGGGCCGTCCACATACCACGTGGCAACTtagaggggggtatggaaatgtccacgcttgtccacggagaggggggtagaggtttgggtcatgtccacgtggacatacttactttcaaaatattttctaaaagagagtaaatattaagatgttctaatcaaaatcttaaaatgggaTAGCTTTCCAGTTGcaagtttaaacaattagtagCTACATGAAGGCAAGTGATGAATAtaatatttagaaattaaaaattaaaaaaattttttttagaaaattcttatttgttttttttttttaaatcagccattggaataacaaaaaggcaaaaagtggtgttttctaactgtcaaattacaggtatttaaataaacatatttcaaatctgtccacgtggacatccggggaggggggtaggggttttccaaatgtccacgcttgtcctcggaggaggaggagggggtcaaaaatctcatttttctgtccacgtggtatctgaacggccccttagtaTAACAGCACCCTAAGTCctaagaatatagctacaaaaatgtttattgGGAAGTAAACGATCGCATTTGAAGACAGTCTTCTTTATATATTAAGCTATTAATTGTGTCAATAGTTATGTAACACTGACTGATTTTCAccttccacagatcgttagccacctcaagtactagacatcaaattttacattttcccGCCTCTAGTTTATCTCCGGAACTTCAAAACGAGACTTGGCAAAAATTTCAGAcctgtttattagtcagctgaaagaattaaaatgaaaaattgtc comes from the Uranotaenia lowii strain MFRU-FL unplaced genomic scaffold, ASM2978415v1 HiC_scaffold_851, whole genome shotgun sequence genome and includes:
- the LOC129760930 gene encoding LOW QUALITY PROTEIN: uridine 5'-monophosphate synthase-like (The sequence of the model RefSeq protein was modified relative to this genomic sequence to represent the inferred CDS: inserted 1 base in 1 codon; deleted 2 bases in 2 codons), with product MDQTKLKELGLRLFEINAFKFGDFKMKVGINSPVYFDLRVIVSYPDVMETVAELLTEFIRKRKSTTGAHLCGVPYTALPVATLISIKANKPMLIRRKEAKTYGTKKLIEGKFNAGDKCLIIEDVVTSGXSILDTVNDLRAEGLVVTDAIVVVDREQGGVQNTEEQGVRMHSLFTLSFLLNVLLEKGLIEDKTVQSVAKYIECAQIKSDGSFMNGNGTKVINELSRVGMTYEARADLAKCPISKELMKLIATKKSTLCLAADLTRSEDILNLVERVGPYICILKTHVDIVEDFNENFVKSLQSLAKKHNFMIMEDRKFADIGNTVALQYSGGPFKISSWADLVTVHSLPGQGVLKGLKSVLNEPSQQRGVFLLAEMSSQGNLTTAQYSAATMKIATEMESEFVAGIVCQSSDLVAFPGQLQLTPGVKIEGGVDGMDQKYNSPEHVVKEKGADICVVGRGIIEAKNPEDMAKTYRDRLWAAYCERVGVSE